From Microlunatus capsulatus, a single genomic window includes:
- a CDS encoding bifunctional nuclease family protein encodes MRELDVVGVRVEMPSNAPMVLLREVGGSRYLPIWIGASEASAIANAQEGVVPPRPLTHDLMVDTLSTLGHRLTEVHITELEGGTFYAVLLVDGVEVSARPSDAIALALRVGSDIYCAEDVLDEAGIEIPEAEEDEVEKFREFLDQVNPDDFVTGEEPTS; translated from the coding sequence ATGCGTGAGCTCGATGTGGTGGGTGTCCGGGTCGAGATGCCGTCGAACGCGCCCATGGTGCTGCTGCGCGAGGTCGGCGGCAGCCGGTACCTCCCGATCTGGATCGGTGCCAGCGAGGCCTCGGCCATCGCCAACGCGCAGGAGGGCGTCGTCCCCCCGCGCCCCCTGACCCACGACCTGATGGTCGACACGCTGTCGACGCTGGGCCACCGGCTGACCGAGGTGCACATCACCGAGCTGGAGGGCGGCACCTTCTACGCGGTGCTGCTCGTCGACGGCGTCGAGGTCAGCGCCCGGCCCTCCGACGCCATCGCCCTGGCGCTGCGCGTCGGCTCCGACATCTACTGCGCCGAGGACGTCCTCGACGAGGCCGGGATCGAGATCCCCGAGGCCGAGGAGGACGAGGTGGAGAAGTTCCGCGAGTTCCTCGACCAGGTGAACCCCGACGACTTCGTCACCGGCGAGGAGCCCACCTCCTGA
- a CDS encoding MerR family transcriptional regulator, with protein sequence MSSTERPVEVSDAAPEGDAQGLLFDGDFSPVPSDLGFRGPVACSAAGITYRQLDYWARTGLVVPEVRGATGSGTQRLYSFRDILILKVIKRLIDAGISLQQIRTAIDHLRARGVDDITQVTLMSDGVSVFECTSDDEVIDLLRGGQGVFGIALGGVWRDIEGTLAQLPAERAAAVEEPVVPSASDELSRRRRARAVS encoded by the coding sequence GTGAGCAGCACCGAAAGACCCGTCGAGGTGTCGGACGCCGCGCCCGAGGGCGACGCGCAGGGCCTGCTCTTCGACGGCGACTTCTCCCCGGTCCCCAGCGACCTCGGCTTCCGGGGCCCCGTCGCCTGCAGCGCGGCCGGCATCACCTACCGCCAGCTGGACTACTGGGCCCGCACCGGACTGGTCGTGCCCGAGGTCCGCGGCGCCACCGGCTCCGGCACGCAGCGGCTCTACAGCTTCCGCGACATCCTCATCCTCAAGGTCATCAAGCGGCTGATCGACGCCGGCATCTCGCTGCAGCAGATCCGCACGGCCATCGACCACCTCCGCGCCCGCGGCGTCGACGACATCACCCAGGTGACGCTGATGAGCGACGGCGTCTCCGTCTTCGAGTGCACCTCCGACGACGAGGTCATCGACCTGCTGCGCGGCGGCCAGGGCGTCTTCGGCATCGCCCTCGGCGGCGTCTGGCGCGACATCGAGGGCACCCTCGCCCAGCTGCCGGCCGAGCGGGCCGCCGCCGTCGAGGAGCCCGTGGTCCCCTCGGCCTCCGACGAGCTCTCCCGTCGCCGGCGCGCCCGCGCCGTCAGCTGA
- the gcvP gene encoding aminomethyl-transferring glycine dehydrogenase, with product MPVPAAPTPTSAPEPSSSAPFVSRHIGPQADERDKMLAALGLGSLEDLVQQAMPDAIRMTAPLDLPPALSETETLDVLRGLADQNRALTPMIGLGYAGTTTPSVIRRNVLEDPAWYTAYTPYQPEISQGRLEALLNFQTMVSDLTGLPTSGASLLDEATAVAEAMTLARRATKTGSTLLLDADTLPQTVGVVTTRAEALGLDVAVADGPLLAALEAHDVFAVVVQTPGASGRLTGTDELRALAEAVHARGGLVIAACDLLALTLTAAPGEWGADVAVGSSQRFGVPLFYGGPHAGFISVRAGLERTLPGRLVGVSKDVDGTPAFRLALQTREQHIRREKATSNICTAQVLLAVVASMYAVYHGPEGLRRIAEAVHARATGLAADLADGGVEVVHGSFFDTVLARVPGRAADVVAAAREGGVHLRLADADHVGIAVGEDAHESDLAAVRHAFGVRDAGRHHGDLAGSERETPYLTHPVFNTHHSETAMLRYLAALSNRDFALDRGMIPLGSCTMKLNATTEMEPISFHGFAGLHPFAPVEDAQGYATLISTLEGWLAEVTGYARVSIQPNAGSQGELAGLLAIRGYHRSRGDEGRTVCLIPSSAHGTNAASAVMAGMKVVVVKATDDGSVDLDDLRAKIQTHRDALAAIMVTYPSTHGVFEEGITELCALVHEAGGQVYVDGANLNALLGLAQPGKFGADVSHLNLHKTFCIPHGGGGPGVGPVGVGEHLAPFVPGHPFLPGSEDVGPVSAAPFGSAGILPISYAYIAMMGADGLTAATEHALLAANYVAERLRAHYPVLYTGRNARVAHECILDLRPITKASGVTVDDVAKRLVDYGFHAPTMSFPVPGTLMVEPTESEDLAELDRFCDAMIAIRAEIEQVQNGEWPAEDNPLVHAPHTQARVTADEWTHPYSRRVAAFPAGLHQGPLYATGSDKYWPPVGRIDGSFGDRNLVCTCPPPEAFE from the coding sequence ATGCCCGTTCCCGCCGCCCCGACCCCCACCAGCGCACCCGAGCCGTCCAGCTCGGCCCCCTTCGTGAGCCGCCACATCGGCCCGCAGGCCGACGAGCGCGACAAGATGCTCGCCGCACTGGGCCTCGGCAGCCTGGAGGACCTGGTCCAGCAGGCGATGCCCGACGCGATCCGGATGACGGCGCCGCTGGACCTGCCGCCCGCCCTGTCCGAGACCGAGACCCTCGACGTGCTGCGCGGCCTCGCCGACCAGAACCGGGCGCTGACGCCGATGATCGGGCTGGGCTACGCCGGCACCACCACGCCGTCGGTGATCCGCCGCAACGTCCTCGAGGACCCGGCCTGGTACACCGCCTACACGCCCTACCAGCCCGAGATCAGCCAGGGCCGGCTGGAGGCGCTGCTGAACTTCCAGACGATGGTCTCCGACCTCACCGGCCTGCCGACGTCGGGCGCGAGCCTGCTGGACGAGGCCACCGCCGTCGCCGAGGCCATGACCCTGGCCCGGCGGGCCACCAAGACAGGCAGCACCCTGCTGCTCGACGCGGACACGCTGCCCCAGACCGTCGGAGTCGTGACGACCCGCGCCGAGGCCCTGGGCCTCGACGTCGCCGTCGCCGACGGCCCGCTGCTGGCCGCGCTGGAGGCCCACGACGTGTTCGCCGTCGTCGTCCAGACCCCGGGCGCCAGCGGCCGGCTGACCGGCACCGACGAGCTGCGGGCGCTGGCCGAGGCCGTGCACGCCCGCGGCGGGCTCGTCATCGCCGCCTGCGACCTGCTCGCGCTCACCCTGACCGCCGCGCCGGGGGAGTGGGGCGCCGACGTGGCCGTCGGCTCCAGCCAGCGCTTCGGCGTCCCGCTGTTCTACGGCGGCCCGCACGCCGGCTTCATCTCCGTCCGCGCCGGGCTGGAGCGGACCCTTCCGGGCCGCCTGGTCGGCGTCAGCAAGGACGTCGACGGCACGCCCGCGTTCCGGCTGGCGCTGCAGACCCGCGAGCAGCACATCCGCCGCGAGAAGGCGACGTCGAACATCTGCACCGCCCAGGTGCTGCTGGCCGTCGTCGCCAGCATGTACGCCGTCTACCACGGCCCCGAGGGCCTGCGCCGGATCGCCGAGGCCGTGCACGCCCGGGCGACCGGGCTGGCCGCCGACCTGGCCGACGGCGGCGTCGAGGTCGTCCACGGCTCGTTCTTCGACACCGTGCTGGCGCGGGTCCCGGGCCGGGCGGCCGACGTCGTCGCGGCCGCCCGCGAGGGCGGGGTGCACCTGCGGCTGGCCGACGCCGACCACGTCGGGATCGCGGTCGGCGAGGACGCCCACGAGTCCGACCTGGCCGCGGTCCGCCACGCGTTCGGCGTGCGGGACGCGGGCCGCCACCACGGCGACCTGGCCGGCAGCGAGCGGGAGACCCCGTACCTGACCCACCCGGTGTTCAACACCCACCACAGCGAGACGGCGATGCTGCGCTACCTCGCGGCGCTCTCGAACCGCGACTTCGCGCTGGACCGCGGGATGATCCCGCTGGGCTCGTGCACGATGAAGCTCAACGCGACCACCGAGATGGAGCCGATCTCGTTCCACGGGTTCGCGGGCCTGCACCCCTTCGCGCCGGTCGAGGACGCCCAGGGCTACGCGACCCTGATCTCGACCCTGGAGGGCTGGCTGGCCGAGGTGACCGGCTACGCCCGGGTCTCGATCCAGCCGAACGCCGGCAGCCAGGGCGAGCTGGCCGGGCTGCTCGCGATCCGCGGCTACCACCGCTCCCGCGGCGACGAGGGCCGGACGGTCTGCCTCATCCCGTCCTCGGCGCACGGCACGAACGCCGCCTCCGCGGTGATGGCCGGCATGAAGGTCGTCGTGGTCAAGGCGACCGACGACGGCTCCGTCGACCTCGACGACCTGCGGGCGAAGATCCAGACCCACCGCGACGCCCTGGCCGCGATCATGGTCACCTACCCGTCCACCCACGGGGTGTTCGAGGAGGGCATCACCGAGCTCTGCGCCCTGGTGCACGAGGCCGGCGGCCAGGTCTACGTCGACGGGGCGAACCTCAACGCGCTGCTGGGCCTGGCCCAGCCCGGGAAGTTCGGCGCCGACGTCAGCCACCTCAACCTCCACAAGACGTTCTGCATCCCGCACGGCGGCGGCGGCCCCGGCGTCGGCCCGGTCGGCGTGGGGGAGCACCTCGCCCCGTTCGTGCCCGGCCACCCGTTCCTGCCGGGCTCCGAGGACGTCGGCCCGGTCTCCGCGGCGCCGTTCGGCTCGGCCGGCATCCTGCCAATCAGCTACGCCTACATCGCGATGATGGGCGCCGACGGCCTGACGGCGGCCACCGAGCACGCGCTGCTCGCGGCCAACTACGTCGCCGAGCGGCTGCGCGCGCACTACCCGGTGCTCTACACCGGCCGCAACGCCCGCGTCGCGCACGAGTGCATCCTCGACCTGCGGCCCATCACCAAGGCCAGCGGCGTGACCGTCGACGACGTGGCCAAGCGGCTGGTCGACTACGGCTTCCACGCCCCGACCATGAGCTTCCCGGTGCCGGGCACGCTGATGGTCGAGCCGACGGAGTCGGAGGACCTCGCCGAGCTCGACCGCTTCTGCGACGCGATGATCGCCATCCGCGCCGAGATCGAGCAGGTGCAGAACGGGGAGTGGCCGGCCGAAGACAACCCGCTGGTGCACGCCCCGCACACCCAGGCCCGGGTCACCGCCGACGAGTGGACGCACCCCTACAGCCGCCGGGTGGCCGCCTTCCCGGCCGGCCTGCACCAGGGCCCGCTCTACGCCACCGGCAGCGACAAGTACTGGCCGCCGGTCGGCCGGATCGACGGCAGCTTCGGCGACCGGAACCTCGTCTGCACCTGCCCCCCGCCGGAGGCGTTCGAGTGA
- a CDS encoding SLC13 family permease: protein MDFAALAGRVGPILAFVVCITVVAELSNSLGVFAMVARAAARLARGSVLALWLLVVLVAVVATAVLSLDTTAVLLTPVVLALAAQLGLDRELFALTAVWLANTASLLLPVSNLTNLLALSRLPGYDATRFAGLSWPAALACVVVTVAALALLFRRSLRGRYTPVPAPPVADRRLLVLATVVCALLGPAFLLGVDVVVASAVAAGVLVVACAVSRPSLLRWRLLPWPLVLGVAVLFVVVQYAHDHGLAELLTRAAGEGEGWTALLRVAALGALGANLLDNLPSYLALEPAADGSPLRLLALLVGVNAGPLVTPWASLATLLWAARCRAAGVAVSWGRFALRGLVLVPLLLLAAVTALWLAQA, encoded by the coding sequence GTGGACTTCGCGGCGCTGGCAGGACGGGTGGGGCCCATCCTGGCCTTCGTCGTCTGCATCACGGTGGTCGCGGAGCTGTCCAACAGCCTCGGCGTCTTCGCCATGGTCGCGCGGGCGGCGGCCCGGCTGGCGCGCGGGTCGGTGCTGGCGCTGTGGCTGCTCGTCGTCCTCGTGGCCGTCGTCGCGACGGCGGTCCTCTCGCTGGACACCACCGCCGTCCTGCTGACGCCGGTGGTGCTGGCGCTGGCGGCCCAGCTGGGCCTGGACCGCGAGCTGTTCGCCCTGACGGCCGTCTGGCTGGCCAACACGGCCTCGCTGCTGCTGCCCGTCTCCAACCTGACCAACCTGCTGGCGCTGAGCCGGCTGCCCGGCTACGACGCGACCCGCTTCGCCGGGCTCAGCTGGCCGGCGGCGCTGGCCTGCGTCGTCGTCACCGTCGCCGCGCTGGCGCTGCTGTTCCGCCGCTCGCTGCGCGGGCGGTACACGCCGGTCCCCGCGCCGCCCGTGGCCGACCGCCGGCTGCTGGTGCTGGCCACCGTCGTCTGCGCGCTGCTGGGGCCCGCCTTCCTGCTGGGGGTGGACGTCGTCGTCGCCTCGGCGGTGGCCGCGGGCGTGCTGGTCGTGGCGTGCGCGGTGTCGCGGCCCTCGCTGCTGCGCTGGCGGCTGCTGCCGTGGCCGCTGGTGCTGGGCGTCGCCGTGCTCTTCGTCGTCGTCCAGTACGCCCACGACCACGGCCTGGCCGAGCTGCTGACCCGGGCGGCGGGGGAGGGGGAGGGCTGGACGGCGCTGCTCCGGGTGGCCGCCCTGGGTGCCCTGGGCGCCAACCTCCTCGACAACCTGCCCAGCTACCTGGCCCTCGAGCCGGCCGCCGACGGGTCGCCGCTGCGGCTGCTCGCGCTGCTGGTCGGGGTCAACGCCGGGCCGCTGGTCACCCCGTGGGCCAGCCTGGCCACGCTGCTCTGGGCCGCCCGCTGCCGGGCCGCGGGCGTCGCGGTCTCCTGGGGCCGCTTCGCCCTGCGCGGGCTCGTGCTCGTCCCGCTGCTGCTGCTGGCCGCGGTCACCGCGCTCTGGCTGGCCCAGGCCTGA
- a CDS encoding serine hydrolase domain-containing protein codes for MTGPEEALRAAGLLSAGTAVALAWSTPATGPRTWCSGRLAGRPVDPATPFYVASVTKQLVGVLAAQQVGAGRLDPDVPVRSLLPRLPAWAADVGVRHLLHHTSGLPGTDRVLMAAGVGEAELTNADVLDALAALDGPEAPPGRAFAYSNVGYVVLAEALVALTATELPVLARRQVLAPLGLAGGLGPGPAGTPSGRRPPRTLGDGGWWTGAADLLRWLEALDAGRLGADVSARVRTPGRLDDGRPLTYGWGVTVHADGTLTHGGSWPGWTAKTVRHPATRTALALLTTSDDADAVSRVALALHAQLVAGASSQASSRSSSVRRPDAP; via the coding sequence GTGACCGGACCGGAGGAGGCGCTGCGCGCGGCCGGGCTGCTCAGCGCCGGCACCGCCGTGGCGCTCGCCTGGAGCACGCCGGCGACCGGTCCGCGGACCTGGTGCTCCGGCCGGCTGGCCGGACGCCCCGTCGACCCCGCGACGCCGTTCTACGTCGCGTCGGTGACCAAGCAGCTGGTCGGCGTGCTCGCGGCGCAGCAGGTGGGCGCCGGCCGGCTGGACCCCGACGTGCCCGTGCGGTCCCTCCTCCCGCGGCTGCCCGCCTGGGCGGCCGACGTCGGGGTGCGGCACCTGCTCCACCACACGTCCGGCCTGCCGGGCACCGACCGGGTGCTGATGGCGGCCGGGGTGGGGGAGGCGGAGCTGACCAACGCCGACGTCCTCGACGCGCTGGCGGCGCTGGACGGGCCCGAGGCCCCGCCCGGCCGCGCCTTCGCCTACAGCAACGTCGGCTACGTCGTCCTGGCCGAGGCTCTCGTGGCCCTGACGGCCACGGAGCTGCCGGTGCTGGCGCGGCGGCAGGTGCTGGCGCCGCTCGGCCTGGCCGGCGGCCTCGGTCCCGGGCCGGCCGGCACCCCCTCCGGGCGGCGGCCACCCCGGACGCTCGGCGACGGCGGCTGGTGGACCGGTGCCGCCGACCTGCTCCGCTGGCTCGAGGCGCTGGACGCCGGACGCCTCGGTGCCGACGTCAGCGCCCGGGTGCGGACGCCCGGCCGGCTGGACGACGGCCGCCCGCTGACCTACGGCTGGGGGGTCACCGTGCACGCCGACGGCACCCTCACCCACGGCGGCAGCTGGCCCGGCTGGACGGCGAAGACCGTCCGCCACCCGGCGACGCGGACGGCGCTCGCCCTGCTGACCACCAGCGACGACGCCGACGCGGTGAGCCGGGTCGCGCTGGCCCTGCACGCTCAGCTGGTGGCGGGCGCCAGCAGCCAGGCGAGCTCGCGGTCCAGCAGCGTCCGGCGGCCGGACGCCCCGTAG
- a CDS encoding ThuA domain-containing protein: MTRPQALVVSGGGRHGDPWHPFPDTSAALAAALQERGLDAAVEDDADAALAALDTAALPDLLVLNLGWYGTERFTAAAADAWVAALRAGLPTLVAHSSLTAFPDWPLWRDVVGGGWVYDTTYHPDYAEGVALARAGHPLVAGLDRLAIRDERYTRLHVDPASAVFLEHEEEGERHALAWTRTWGASRLVADALGHDAASYGASGRRTLLDRELAWLLAPATS; this comes from the coding sequence GTGACCCGACCCCAGGCCCTCGTCGTCTCGGGGGGCGGCCGGCACGGCGACCCCTGGCACCCGTTCCCCGACACGTCTGCCGCCCTCGCCGCCGCGCTGCAGGAGCGCGGCCTCGACGCCGCCGTCGAGGACGACGCCGACGCCGCCCTGGCCGCGCTGGACACCGCCGCCCTGCCGGACCTGCTGGTCCTCAACCTCGGCTGGTACGGCACCGAGCGGTTCACCGCGGCCGCCGCCGACGCGTGGGTGGCCGCGCTCCGGGCGGGCCTGCCGACGCTGGTCGCGCACTCGTCGCTGACCGCCTTCCCGGACTGGCCGCTGTGGCGCGACGTCGTCGGCGGCGGCTGGGTGTACGACACCACCTACCACCCCGACTACGCCGAGGGCGTCGCCCTCGCCCGGGCCGGGCACCCGCTGGTCGCCGGCCTGGACCGGCTGGCGATCCGCGACGAGCGCTACACCCGGCTGCACGTCGACCCGGCGTCGGCGGTCTTCCTCGAGCACGAGGAGGAGGGCGAGCGGCACGCGCTGGCCTGGACCCGTACCTGGGGCGCGTCCCGGCTGGTCGCCGACGCCCTCGGGCACGACGCGGCCTCCTACGGGGCGTCCGGCCGCCGGACGCTGCTGGACCGCGAGCTCGCCTGGCTGCTGGCGCCCGCCACCAGCTGA
- a CDS encoding class I SAM-dependent methyltransferase: protein MTDRPALVQRVLGGAAVAVLDRLPVPLALARPLMLVENAVENVRGGWGRLRDDAEGARYRAVRAAVERHAPDSFVLDAGCSQGILQEGLAYRRYVGVDRYAPALRRARGAGDPGTTFVAADAARYVPDEAPDAVVLNEVLYYLPRPVRVVERYAALLAPGGVLVVCCYARTWPTRRLLRRLRRRLDLVASERVVAGPHAWEVAVLRPRPPIADGTRGSVAP, encoded by the coding sequence GTGACCGACCGCCCGGCCCTGGTGCAGCGCGTCCTCGGCGGCGCGGCCGTCGCCGTCCTGGACCGGCTGCCCGTCCCGCTGGCCCTCGCCCGACCCCTCATGCTGGTGGAGAACGCCGTCGAGAACGTCCGCGGCGGCTGGGGCCGGCTCCGCGACGACGCCGAGGGCGCGCGCTACCGGGCCGTCCGGGCCGCCGTCGAGCGGCACGCGCCGGACAGCTTCGTCCTGGACGCCGGCTGCTCGCAGGGCATCCTGCAGGAGGGTCTGGCCTACCGCCGCTACGTCGGCGTCGACCGCTACGCGCCGGCCCTGCGGCGGGCCCGGGGGGCCGGTGATCCGGGCACCACCTTCGTCGCCGCCGACGCCGCCCGCTACGTGCCCGACGAGGCCCCGGACGCCGTCGTGCTCAACGAGGTCCTCTACTACCTGCCCCGGCCGGTGCGGGTGGTCGAGCGGTACGCGGCGCTGCTCGCCCCGGGCGGGGTGCTGGTCGTCTGCTGCTACGCGCGGACCTGGCCGACCCGCCGGTTGCTGCGCCGGCTCCGCCGCCGGCTGGACCTGGTGGCCTCCGAGCGGGTGGTCGCCGGCCCGCACGCCTGGGAGGTCGCGGTGCTGCGGCCCCGCCCGCCGATCGCCGACGGCACTCGTGGGAGCGTGGCGCCGTGA
- a CDS encoding YhjD/YihY/BrkB family envelope integrity protein — MPETTTPAPPGVPALPSGVPHLLRAVERYITRLGAQFAGAITYFSVLAVIPILMFAFSVAGLVLTVTRPELLLPLADAIADTLGTADPATRQQILDIVRSALSNWRSIGVLGLVSAVYSGAGWMGNLKNAVRAQWRPEFDVQGEGGNVLLLTLKIYAVNLLQLLLLLLAMAVTFSLAALSTTFAGTLVRYLRLDDVGWLEPVLRLVPVVFSIGAGYVLFLFLYTVLPETKEPRRTVRRGALVGAVGLAVLQYLSTFLVGLFSGNRAFAVFGSVIALMLFLNLFAQLILFMAAWIATAHHPAAPLKAETEVVRFPLVEPEGAAADVEPAAVVASRRSGWLLGAAAGAGLGAAVTWWLARRR; from the coding sequence GTGCCCGAAACGACCACGCCGGCGCCTCCCGGCGTCCCGGCCCTGCCGTCCGGCGTCCCGCACCTGCTGCGGGCCGTCGAGCGCTACATCACCCGGCTGGGCGCCCAGTTCGCCGGCGCCATCACCTACTTCTCGGTGCTGGCGGTCATCCCGATCCTCATGTTCGCGTTCTCCGTCGCCGGGCTGGTGCTGACGGTGACGCGGCCCGAGCTGCTGCTGCCGCTCGCCGACGCGATCGCCGACACCCTGGGCACCGCCGACCCGGCCACCCGTCAGCAGATCCTCGACATCGTCCGCAGCGCGCTGAGCAACTGGCGCAGCATCGGCGTCCTCGGCCTCGTCTCGGCCGTCTACTCCGGCGCGGGCTGGATGGGCAACCTCAAGAACGCCGTCCGCGCCCAGTGGCGGCCCGAGTTCGACGTGCAGGGCGAGGGCGGGAACGTCCTGCTGCTGACGCTGAAGATCTACGCGGTCAACCTGCTGCAGCTGCTCCTGCTGCTGCTCGCCATGGCCGTGACGTTCTCCCTCGCGGCCCTCTCGACCACCTTCGCCGGCACCCTGGTCCGCTACCTGCGGCTCGACGACGTCGGCTGGCTGGAGCCGGTGCTGCGGCTGGTGCCGGTGGTCTTCTCGATCGGTGCCGGGTACGTGCTGTTCCTGTTCCTCTACACCGTGCTGCCCGAGACGAAGGAGCCGCGCCGCACGGTCCGCCGGGGGGCGCTGGTGGGAGCCGTCGGCCTGGCGGTGCTGCAGTACCTCAGCACCTTCCTCGTCGGCCTGTTCTCGGGGAACCGGGCGTTCGCCGTCTTCGGCTCGGTGATCGCGCTGATGTTGTTCCTCAACCTCTTCGCGCAGCTGATCCTCTTCATGGCCGCCTGGATCGCGACGGCGCACCACCCGGCCGCACCGCTCAAGGCGGAGACGGAGGTGGTGCGGTTCCCGCTGGTGGAGCCCGAGGGGGCGGCGGCCGACGTCGAGCCCGCCGCGGTGGTCGCGAGCCGTCGATCGGGCTGGCTGCTCGGGGCCGCGGCCGGGGCCGGGCTCGGGGCCGCCGTCACCTGGTGGCTGGCCCGGCGCCGCTGA
- a CDS encoding pyrophosphate--fructose-6-phosphate 1-phosphotransferase, with translation MVTKVALLTAGGFAPCLSSAIGGLIERYSAVAPDVEIIAYRYGYQGLLQGDSITITPEIREKAGLLHRFGGSPVGNSRVKLTNAADLVKRGLVAEGVDPLQAAADRLTADGVDVLHTIGGDDTNTTAADLAAFLASNDYALTVVGLPKTIDNDVIPIRQSLGAWTAAEQGARFAQNVVAEHNSGSRMLIVHEVMGRHCGWLTAATAQAYRDWLDTQEWLPEIGLSREAWDVHGVYVPEAVFDLEAEAARLKEVMDTVGSVTLFVSEGAGLNTIVAELERSGEEVARDPFGHVKIDKINPGAWFASKFAEKLGAEKVLVQKSGYFSRSAAPNEADLALIRSMTDLAVDSALRGEPGVIGHDEEQGDELRAIEFERIKGGKPFDITQDWYVELLAGIGQPAAQPAAGH, from the coding sequence ATGGTCACCAAGGTCGCCCTGCTCACCGCCGGCGGATTCGCCCCCTGCCTCTCCTCCGCCATCGGCGGGCTGATCGAGCGCTACAGCGCCGTCGCCCCCGACGTCGAGATCATCGCCTACCGCTACGGCTACCAGGGCCTGCTGCAGGGCGACTCGATCACGATCACCCCGGAGATCCGCGAGAAGGCCGGCCTGCTGCACCGCTTCGGCGGCTCCCCGGTCGGCAACTCGCGCGTCAAGCTCACGAACGCCGCGGACCTGGTGAAGCGCGGCCTGGTGGCCGAGGGCGTCGACCCCCTGCAGGCCGCCGCCGACCGGCTGACCGCCGACGGCGTCGACGTGCTGCACACCATCGGCGGTGACGACACCAACACCACCGCCGCCGACCTGGCCGCCTTCCTGGCCAGCAACGACTACGCGCTGACCGTCGTCGGCCTGCCCAAGACGATCGACAACGACGTCATCCCGATCCGCCAGTCCCTCGGCGCCTGGACGGCCGCCGAGCAGGGCGCCCGCTTCGCGCAGAACGTCGTCGCCGAGCACAACTCGGGCTCGCGGATGCTCATCGTCCACGAGGTCATGGGCCGGCACTGCGGCTGGCTGACGGCGGCGACGGCGCAGGCCTACCGCGACTGGCTGGACACGCAGGAGTGGCTGCCCGAGATCGGCCTGAGCCGCGAGGCGTGGGACGTGCACGGCGTCTACGTGCCGGAGGCCGTCTTCGACCTCGAGGCCGAGGCGGCCCGGCTGAAGGAGGTCATGGACACCGTCGGCTCGGTGACGCTGTTCGTCTCCGAGGGCGCCGGCCTGAACACCATCGTCGCCGAGCTGGAGCGCTCGGGCGAGGAGGTCGCCCGCGACCCCTTCGGCCACGTGAAGATCGACAAGATCAACCCCGGCGCCTGGTTCGCCTCCAAGTTCGCCGAGAAGCTGGGCGCCGAGAAGGTGCTGGTGCAGAAGTCGGGCTACTTCTCCCGCTCCGCCGCCCCGAACGAGGCCGACCTGGCCCTCATCCGCTCGATGACCGACCTCGCCGTCGACTCCGCCCTCCGCGGGGAGCCGGGCGTCATCGGTCACGACGAGGAGCAGGGCGACGAGCTCCGCGCCATCGAGTTCGAGCGGATCAAGGGCGGCAAGCCCTTCGACATCACCCAGGACTGGTACGTCGAGCTCCTCGCCGGCATCGGCCAGCCCGCCGCGCAGCCCGCCGCCGGGCACTGA
- a CDS encoding L-threonylcarbamoyladenylate synthase, protein MARYFDVHPVNPQARTIGKVVDLLHDGGLIAYPTDSCFALGCQLGNKDGLDRIRTIRSLDDSHHFTLVCADFAQLGQFVHLDNAVFRAVKAATPGQYTFILPATKEVPRRMLHPKKRTVGVRIPEHTTALALVHALGEPLVSSTLLLPGQEAPMTQGWEIKDTLDHVVDAVVDSGDCGETPTTVVDFSDGTAVITRVGAGDPERFEALAA, encoded by the coding sequence ATGGCCCGCTACTTCGACGTCCACCCGGTCAACCCGCAGGCGCGGACGATCGGCAAGGTCGTCGACCTGCTGCACGACGGCGGCCTCATCGCCTACCCGACCGACTCGTGCTTCGCCCTGGGCTGCCAGCTGGGCAACAAGGACGGGCTGGACCGGATCCGCACCATCCGCAGCCTCGACGACTCCCACCACTTCACCCTGGTCTGCGCCGACTTCGCCCAGCTGGGCCAGTTCGTCCACCTCGACAACGCCGTCTTCCGGGCCGTCAAGGCCGCGACGCCGGGCCAGTACACGTTCATCCTGCCGGCGACCAAGGAGGTCCCGCGGCGGATGCTGCACCCGAAGAAGCGCACCGTCGGCGTGCGCATCCCCGAGCACACGACCGCGCTGGCCCTCGTGCACGCGCTCGGCGAGCCGCTGGTCTCCAGCACGCTGCTGCTGCCCGGCCAGGAGGCGCCGATGACGCAGGGCTGGGAGATCAAGGACACCCTCGACCACGTCGTCGACGCGGTGGTCGACTCCGGCGACTGCGGCGAGACCCCGACGACGGTCGTCGACTTCTCCGACGGCACCGCCGTCATCACCCGGGTGGGGGCCGGCGACCCGGAGCGGTTCGAGGCGCTGGCGGCCTGA